The following are from one region of the Penaeus monodon isolate SGIC_2016 chromosome 19, NSTDA_Pmon_1, whole genome shotgun sequence genome:
- the LOC119585328 gene encoding oplophorus-luciferin 2-monooxygenase non-catalytic subunit-like (The sequence of the model RefSeq protein was modified relative to this genomic sequence to represent the inferred CDS: added 8 bases not found in genome assembly) has translation MKPVSGADSVESYRILASEEGLFSAASRREARALPCPSEADVAPCVCSFDGASLDLDCSSVKDLDDLARVFQAEFPFPSFTSLAIADNPRLVGELPGGIFGPVTFQNITLVRTNLSAISDTALASSASRLQLLDLGSNALASFPFATLGSYFLLQHLDLKRNKLGRISDLESSSLEYLKLDSNPLLELTAETFANARYLRALYLNDASLKEVPVGLFDGLSHLQELYLMGNQIQTLSSGAFNLNSKSLIIVALAGNAISQVEQNAFVTSLSNTVTLDFRGNSLTDLPESVWRPMITVLGPGNLHIDGNSLTCGCDLCWLMDDSTLLSHTSGGKCSSGEYLEDINTDYCNFFCFRNSESISFTQPKATYSPCNGLDMHKAFARLFLGQQPSLMTTFPKQTRVFTITFGELCINIMLRHFSDVEHVYLRIQ, from the exons ATGAAGCCTGTCTCGGGCGCCGACTCTGTGGAATCTTACAGGATCTTAGCTTCTGAAGAAGGACTGTTCTCTGCTGCGTCGAGGAGAGAGGCGCGTGCCCTTCCGTGTCCTTCCGAAGCCGACGTGGCGCCCTGCGTGTGCTCCTTCGACGGCGCGTCCCTCGACCTCGACTGCAGTTCGGTGAAGGACCTGGACGACCTGGCGAGGGTGTTCCAGGCGGAGTTCCCCTTCCCGTCGTTCACGTCCCTCGCCATCGCCGACAACCCGCGCCTGGTGGGAGAGCTTCCGGGAGGGATCTTCGGCCCGGTGACGTTCCAGAACATCACCCTCGTGCGCACGAACCTCAGCGCCATCTCCGACACCGCCCTGGCGAGCTCGGCCTCCAGACTGCAGCTCCTCGACCTCGGCTCCAACGCCCTCGCGAGCTTTCCCTTCGCGACGCTGGGGAGCTACTTCCTCCTGCAGCACCTCGACCTCAAGAGAAATAAGCTTGGCAGGATTTCGGACCTAGAGAGCTCAAGCTTGGAATACCTGAAGCTCGACAGCAATCCTTTGCTTGAGTTGACCGCCGAGACTTTTGCAAACGCGCGCTACCTCAGAGCACTCTATCTGAACGACGCCAGCCTCAAGGAAGTCCCCGTAGGTCTCTTCGACGGCCTAAGCCACCTGCAGGAGCTATACCTGATGGGGAATCAGATCCAGACCCTAAGCAGCGGTGCATTTAACCTTAACAGCAAGAGTCTGATCATCGTGGCCCTCGCTGGAAATGCCATCAGTCAGGTGGAACAAAATGCTTTCG TTACCAGCCTCTCGAACACCGTTACCTTAGACTTCCGTGGTAACTCTTTGACTGATCTTCCCGAGTCCGTCTGGCGGCCCATGATCACTGTCTTGGGCCCTGGTAACCTTCACATCGATG TTAACATGTGGATGCGACCTGTGCTGGCTGATGGATGACTCCACGTTACTCAGCCATACTTCAGGCGGCAAGTGCAGCTCTGGAGAATATCTTGAAGACATCAACACGGACTACTGTAATTTCTTCTGCTTTAGGAATTCTGAATC TATTAGCTTTACTCAACCAAAGGCAACATATTCTCCCTGCAACGGCCTGGACATGCATAAGGCCTTCGCCAGACTCTTCTTGGGACAACAGCCTTCTCTAATGACCACTTTTCCTAAACAGACTCGTGTCTTTACCATAACTTTCGGTGAACTTTGTATTAACATAATGCTTCGACATTTCTCCGATGTAGAACATGTATACTTGCGAATTCagtga